In the Thiomicrorhabdus sp. genome, one interval contains:
- a CDS encoding efflux RND transporter permease subunit yields MSESTSATPIRDDDRDFEVREKSFHSHGLIGIFARHKVAPNLLMIIMILSGIVALFKLNVQFFPNFELDYASVRVVWPGANAEDVERSVTEPIERVLRNLDNLDEMTSTSALGLSSISLKFQQGTDMIEAVDQINQRIRELRNLPQDSETPIIERVVRYEPVARLLVINEQGSLDELRPLVRKFERELLDSGIDKVTFVGLPEEEMAIEIPQRNLEHYQLTLSQVANQVSSMSRDYPAGSVGDSDSVRDLRAIEQKRSETAFQQMPLIVNGSQNVTLSDIGSVERRPKKDAAFILVDGAPAVEMQLQRAESGDTLKSSKIMQEWLAETEPALPQGVRFKVYDETWSLVNQRIMLLVNNGIGGLLLVVLILYLFMNGRVAFWIAVGIPVSFMATLMIMYLAGGSINMVSLFGLIMALGIIVDDAIVVGEDALAHHERGEPHLQAAEGGAHRMFWPVTASSLTTVAAFLPLMLIGGEMGNILFAIPLVIIAVIFASLLESFTVLPGHLRHALAKVKTPKEGSIRHRLDATIDHLRHHQFRQVIRWVLAHRGITLASALAMMIFVIGLLAGGRLGFVFFPSPESTKLFADARFVAGTPSDVSARYVEHLFEALQETEKELEPGIVKVAVVHFNKTSRQSGPNFAGINIELVESDQRETRNAEFIRVWQQKAGTVPGLDVLTIEAPRMGPPGSDVDIRLTGANPMTLKQASLDLQEVLTQISGVSGIRDDLPFGRDQLVYQLTPQGEALGFTYVSLGEQLSAAFSGRLVQIFTDGEDEIEVRVQYPLNERVSLATLNKMQVVAPNGQRVALNSVASWKTQRGFDVMRHVDGQLAVTVVGEVDKNVNNANQILATLQQTVLADLQSKYSISYSLEGQNARQAEALGDMKIGLFIGLSLIYIVLAWVFGSYGWPLVVMMAIPFGLVGAIMGHWWMGLDMTILSLFGFFGLSGIVVNDSIILVSFYKRLREAGLEVNEALEEAAVQRVRAVLLTSLTTIAGLTPLLFETSLQAQFLIPMATAIAFGLMFSTFLILLVIPAMLSIYEMTSERFFVSSKDGSETDAGVKTS; encoded by the coding sequence ATGAGTGAATCAACCTCTGCCACGCCGATTCGCGACGATGATCGCGATTTTGAAGTCCGCGAGAAGAGCTTTCATTCACATGGCCTGATCGGAATTTTCGCGCGACACAAGGTTGCGCCGAATTTGCTGATGATCATTATGATTCTTTCCGGCATTGTGGCGCTATTTAAGTTGAATGTGCAGTTTTTCCCGAATTTTGAATTGGATTATGCTTCGGTCAGAGTGGTCTGGCCGGGAGCGAATGCGGAAGATGTCGAGCGTTCCGTCACGGAACCGATCGAGCGTGTTTTACGCAATTTGGATAATCTGGATGAAATGACGTCAACGTCGGCGTTGGGACTGTCGAGTATCTCTTTGAAGTTTCAGCAGGGAACCGACATGATCGAGGCCGTCGATCAGATCAATCAGAGAATTCGCGAACTGAGGAATTTGCCGCAGGACTCGGAAACGCCGATTATCGAGCGTGTAGTGCGGTATGAACCGGTAGCGCGTCTGCTGGTCATCAACGAGCAGGGGTCATTGGATGAGTTGCGTCCGCTGGTTAGGAAGTTTGAACGCGAATTACTGGACAGCGGCATCGACAAGGTCACCTTCGTCGGTCTGCCGGAAGAAGAGATGGCGATCGAAATCCCGCAGCGCAATCTTGAGCATTACCAGCTGACGCTGAGTCAGGTGGCGAATCAGGTTTCTTCCATGAGCCGGGATTACCCTGCGGGATCCGTCGGCGATAGTGATAGCGTGCGAGACCTGCGTGCAATTGAGCAAAAACGCAGTGAAACCGCATTTCAACAGATGCCGCTGATTGTCAACGGTTCTCAGAATGTGACCCTCAGCGATATCGGCTCGGTGGAGCGACGTCCGAAAAAAGATGCCGCGTTTATTCTTGTGGATGGAGCCCCTGCGGTGGAGATGCAGTTGCAGCGTGCCGAGAGTGGGGATACTCTGAAATCGTCGAAAATCATGCAGGAATGGTTGGCTGAAACCGAACCGGCTTTGCCGCAGGGCGTGCGTTTTAAGGTTTACGATGAAACCTGGTCTCTGGTCAACCAGCGGATAATGCTGCTGGTCAATAACGGGATCGGCGGTCTGTTGTTGGTCGTTCTGATTCTGTACCTGTTTATGAACGGGCGGGTTGCTTTCTGGATTGCGGTCGGAATCCCGGTTTCTTTCATGGCGACCTTGATGATCATGTATCTCGCTGGCGGATCGATCAATATGGTCAGTCTGTTCGGTTTGATTATGGCTTTGGGGATTATCGTCGACGATGCCATTGTCGTCGGGGAAGACGCTCTGGCGCACCATGAGCGGGGTGAACCGCACCTTCAGGCGGCAGAGGGTGGCGCGCATCGTATGTTCTGGCCGGTTACGGCTTCGTCTCTGACGACGGTGGCGGCTTTTTTACCCCTGATGTTAATCGGCGGAGAAATGGGGAACATCCTGTTTGCTATTCCGCTGGTAATTATCGCGGTGATTTTTGCGTCGCTTCTGGAAAGTTTTACTGTTCTGCCCGGGCATTTGCGGCATGCGCTTGCCAAGGTGAAAACGCCGAAGGAAGGCTCGATTCGTCATCGTCTGGATGCGACAATTGATCATTTGCGTCATCATCAGTTCAGGCAGGTTATTCGCTGGGTTTTAGCGCATCGGGGCATCACGCTTGCCTCGGCTTTGGCGATGATGATTTTTGTTATTGGCTTGTTGGCCGGCGGGCGTTTGGGGTTTGTGTTTTTTCCATCGCCGGAATCGACCAAGCTGTTTGCTGATGCCCGTTTTGTCGCGGGGACGCCATCCGATGTTTCTGCCAGATATGTCGAACATTTATTCGAAGCATTGCAGGAAACCGAAAAGGAACTGGAACCTGGTATCGTTAAGGTCGCGGTGGTGCATTTTAATAAAACCAGTCGCCAAAGCGGGCCGAATTTTGCCGGCATTAATATCGAACTGGTCGAATCGGACCAGCGTGAAACACGTAATGCCGAATTTATTCGGGTCTGGCAGCAGAAGGCGGGAACGGTTCCCGGATTGGATGTGCTGACGATCGAGGCGCCGCGTATGGGGCCGCCGGGTAGTGATGTCGACATTCGTTTGACAGGGGCGAACCCGATGACGTTGAAACAGGCTTCTCTGGATTTGCAAGAAGTGTTGACGCAGATTTCCGGTGTGAGCGGTATCCGTGATGACCTGCCTTTCGGTCGTGATCAGCTGGTGTATCAATTGACGCCTCAGGGCGAGGCGTTGGGCTTTACCTATGTTTCTTTGGGGGAACAGCTGTCGGCGGCTTTCTCTGGACGTCTGGTGCAGATTTTTACCGATGGCGAAGATGAAATCGAGGTTCGGGTTCAATATCCGCTGAATGAACGAGTTTCTCTGGCAACTTTGAATAAAATGCAGGTCGTTGCTCCGAACGGACAGAGAGTCGCGCTCAACTCGGTGGCAAGTTGGAAAACACAACGCGGTTTCGATGTGATGCGTCATGTCGACGGGCAGCTGGCGGTGACGGTGGTCGGTGAAGTCGATAAGAATGTGAATAATGCCAATCAGATTCTGGCCACGCTACAGCAGACTGTTTTGGCCGATTTGCAAAGTAAATACAGCATCAGCTACAGTTTGGAAGGGCAGAATGCCCGTCAGGCGGAAGCTTTGGGGGATATGAAGATCGGTCTGTTTATCGGTTTGTCGCTGATCTATATCGTCTTGGCCTGGGTCTTCGGGTCTTACGGCTGGCCGCTGGTGGTGATGATGGCGATTCCGTTCGGTCTGGTCGGAGCGATCATGGGCCATTGGTGGATGGGGCTGGATATGACGATCCTGTCCTTGTTCGGTTTTTTTGGTTTGTCGGGAATTGTGGTCAACGATTCGATCATACTGGTCAGTTTCTATAAACGGTTACGTGAAGCCGGTCTTGAGGTAAACGAGGCTTTGGAGGAGGCCGCGGTGCAGCGTGTTCGGGCGGTGTTGTTGACCTCTCTGACAACCATTGCCGGTTTGACGCCGCTGTTGTTTGAAACCTCTCTTCAGGCGCAGTTCCTGATTCCGATGGCGACGGCAATCGCCTTCGGGCTAATGTTCTCGACTTTTCTGATTTTGCTGGTCATTCCTGCGATGTTGTCGATTTACGAAATGACTTCGGAGCGATTTTTCGTTTCTTCGAAAGACGGCTCCGAAACGGATGCAGGCGTAAAAACTTCCTGA
- a CDS encoding biotin/lipoyl-binding protein → MLQRFTKLIVPILIVALAVTLFMYFKSTKPQQPPVEVKEKVWMVEAMRAEFESLAPSQTLYGTVESYAMVTAAAPISAIVDKVAVKEGDEAKAGTLLLKLDAKDLRIPVDQAAADVADIKTQIELQTLANRANQERLAHERKVLELKREKVERTRQLLKKNLASQSAVDDVKEALVRQEYSVVGAELSVQESRLKLDQLKAKLSKARASLEQAQLNRQRGKVTAPYAARIAKVSVSEGSRVGAGSALLSYYALSSLELRAQLPASEVGQVEKALRKGESYVGFVKLDSGEQVALPLLRLAGEATTSGADAFFDLSQASQDLRPGDLLEISLRGAARENLLALPYSAIYGKDRIYLIEKGRLAARTVKVIGEVLRDGRLWALIEPNFPQGSSVCITHLPNAVTGLKVAEVTE, encoded by the coding sequence ATGTTGCAACGTTTTACAAAACTTATCGTGCCAATTTTAATTGTGGCGCTCGCAGTGACCTTATTCATGTACTTCAAGTCGACTAAGCCGCAACAGCCTCCGGTGGAGGTTAAAGAAAAAGTCTGGATGGTTGAAGCGATGCGTGCCGAATTTGAAAGTCTCGCGCCGTCGCAAACGTTGTATGGAACAGTCGAATCCTATGCAATGGTGACGGCGGCGGCACCGATTAGTGCGATAGTGGATAAGGTCGCGGTTAAGGAAGGTGATGAGGCGAAAGCCGGAACACTTTTGCTTAAATTGGACGCCAAGGATTTACGGATTCCGGTGGATCAGGCGGCAGCCGATGTCGCAGACATCAAGACTCAGATCGAATTGCAGACCTTGGCGAACAGAGCCAATCAGGAACGTTTGGCGCATGAACGGAAGGTTCTCGAATTGAAGCGTGAAAAGGTCGAGCGAACCCGTCAGCTTCTGAAGAAGAATCTAGCGTCGCAATCGGCTGTGGATGACGTGAAGGAAGCTCTGGTTCGTCAGGAATACAGCGTGGTTGGCGCAGAGTTGTCCGTGCAGGAAAGCCGTTTGAAATTGGATCAGTTGAAAGCCAAGTTGAGCAAAGCGCGGGCGAGTCTGGAGCAAGCGCAATTGAATCGCCAAAGAGGAAAAGTGACGGCGCCTTATGCTGCGAGAATTGCTAAGGTGTCTGTCAGCGAGGGATCGCGTGTCGGGGCAGGCAGCGCTTTGTTGAGTTATTACGCACTGTCGAGTTTGGAATTGCGAGCGCAGCTGCCGGCTTCCGAAGTCGGTCAGGTAGAGAAAGCTTTGCGAAAAGGTGAATCTTATGTGGGGTTCGTCAAATTGGATTCAGGAGAACAGGTGGCTTTGCCTTTGTTGAGATTGGCGGGAGAAGCGACCACCAGCGGAGCGGATGCGTTTTTTGATTTGAGTCAGGCCAGTCAAGATTTGCGGCCGGGCGATTTACTTGAGATCAGTCTGCGCGGCGCGGCTCGGGAAAATCTGTTGGCTTTGCCTTACAGCGCCATTTACGGCAAGGATCGGATTTATCTGATCGAGAAAGGGCGTTTGGCGGCGCGTACGGTGAAAGTGATTGGCGAGGTTCTGCGCGACGGGCGTTTGTGGGCTTTGATTGAACCGAATTTCCCGCAAGGCAGTTCGGTCTGCATTACGCATCTGCCGAATGCCGTGACGGGGCTGAAGGTGGCTGAGGTGACGGAATAA
- a CDS encoding DUF3365 domain-containing protein, whose translation MKNYLLSGLILALPLGAFASNTVPEKQQEARQLAKEFLGQLKPELGKAMKSSGPVHAIDVCHEKAPAIAKNLSEKSGWDINRVSLKPRAENAKADAWETATMKEFDQLLADGKDPKTLEKFEIVKVNGQDTYRYMKAIPTGKVCLTCHGESVPAVLEDKIKGFYPHDTATGYKLGQLRGAFSFQQSITK comes from the coding sequence ATGAAAAACTATCTACTAAGCGGGCTGATTCTAGCTCTGCCTCTTGGAGCCTTCGCCAGCAATACCGTGCCAGAAAAACAGCAGGAAGCCCGCCAGCTGGCAAAAGAATTTTTAGGACAGTTAAAACCTGAGCTGGGTAAAGCCATGAAATCAAGCGGTCCGGTGCATGCAATTGATGTCTGCCATGAAAAAGCCCCGGCAATTGCCAAAAACCTTAGCGAAAAAAGCGGCTGGGACATCAATCGCGTCAGCCTGAAACCGAGAGCGGAAAACGCCAAAGCGGATGCTTGGGAAACCGCCACCATGAAAGAATTCGACCAACTGCTGGCCGATGGTAAAGATCCAAAAACACTGGAAAAATTTGAGATTGTGAAAGTAAACGGGCAAGACACTTACCGCTACATGAAAGCAATCCCGACCGGAAAAGTCTGCTTGACCTGTCACGGGGAAAGCGTACCGGCAGTGCTTGAAGATAAAATCAAAGGCTTCTATCCGCACGATACGGCAACCGGCTATAAGCTGGGTCAGTTACGCGGAGCCTTCAGCTTCCAGCAAAGCATCACCAAGTAA
- a CDS encoding multifunctional CCA addition/repair protein produces the protein MAFLEKTSAEVYLVGGAVRDSLLGIDVYDRDWVVVGMTPEEMIGAGFEQVGKDFPVFLHPQSKEEYALARTERKAGKGYHGFRVFAEPSVTLEEDLIRRDLTINAMAQDESGRVIDPYGGREDLQLRLLRHVSPAFSEDPLRVLRVARFAAKLSPFGFELAEETRSLMAEMAQAGELQALTPERVWQEVVKVLNSPRPSRFFEVLDEVGALEILFPELDALHGVAQPEKHHPEGDAWIHTMMVLDAAAGLTSEVAVRFAALVHDVGKGVTPPELWPKHHGHEGAGVPLVKALCARYKVPKKVEQFALKVTEYHGLIHQGVDSEGRPFLKPKTYLKVLKACGALKDRESFENILLACEADAKGRLGFETAVYRPAGLWRAVLSAASRVDNREILASGVQGAAVGAAIETAQKEKIAECLNAFQAGV, from the coding sequence ATGGCTTTTTTGGAAAAAACTTCGGCGGAGGTGTATCTGGTTGGTGGGGCTGTGCGTGACAGCTTGCTGGGCATCGATGTCTATGATCGTGACTGGGTAGTGGTCGGGATGACGCCCGAGGAGATGATTGGAGCGGGGTTTGAACAGGTTGGTAAGGATTTTCCGGTATTTTTGCACCCGCAAAGTAAAGAAGAATACGCTCTGGCCCGTACTGAACGCAAAGCCGGCAAAGGCTACCACGGTTTCAGGGTGTTTGCCGAACCAAGTGTGACTTTGGAAGAGGATTTGATTCGCCGGGATCTGACAATTAACGCCATGGCACAGGATGAATCCGGTCGGGTTATCGACCCTTACGGTGGTCGGGAGGATTTGCAGCTCCGTTTATTGCGGCATGTTTCCCCGGCTTTTTCGGAAGATCCTTTGCGCGTGTTGCGCGTCGCACGTTTTGCGGCCAAATTGTCTCCTTTCGGGTTTGAGCTGGCTGAAGAGACGCGTTCATTGATGGCTGAAATGGCCCAAGCCGGGGAATTGCAGGCATTGACCCCTGAGCGAGTCTGGCAAGAAGTGGTCAAGGTGCTGAATTCTCCCAGGCCAAGTCGTTTTTTTGAGGTTCTCGATGAGGTTGGGGCTTTAGAAATTCTCTTCCCGGAACTTGATGCTTTGCACGGTGTTGCCCAGCCGGAAAAACACCACCCGGAAGGTGATGCCTGGATTCATACCATGATGGTTCTGGATGCCGCCGCCGGATTGACCTCAGAGGTTGCGGTGCGTTTTGCCGCACTGGTGCATGATGTCGGAAAAGGCGTTACTCCGCCGGAATTATGGCCTAAGCATCATGGACACGAAGGCGCGGGAGTACCATTGGTTAAAGCGCTGTGCGCGCGTTACAAAGTGCCGAAGAAAGTCGAGCAGTTCGCGCTTAAAGTCACCGAGTACCATGGCTTGATTCACCAGGGGGTGGATTCTGAAGGACGGCCGTTCCTTAAACCGAAAACCTACTTAAAAGTTTTGAAGGCTTGTGGGGCTTTAAAAGATCGAGAGTCGTTTGAGAATATTTTGCTGGCCTGCGAAGCGGATGCCAAAGGTCGTCTCGGTTTTGAGACAGCGGTGTATCGTCCTGCCGGATTGTGGAGAGCGGTTTTATCTGCAGCAAGCCGGGTTGATAATCGGGAAATTCTGGCCAGCGGTGTGCAAGGAGCGGCCGTTGGAGCGGCAATTGAAACGGCGCAGAAAGAAAAAATCGCCGAATGCCTGAATGCTTTTCAGGCAGGCGTTTGA